The genomic segment GACGACTTTCTCCAATACGGGGACCAAGTCCTTGATGTTGGAGATTTTCTTTTCGTGGATCAGGACATAGCAATCCTCGAAGGCACATTCCATCGATTGCGGATCGGTCACGAAGTACGGCGACAGATAGCCACGATCAAATTGCATGCCTTCGACGACTTCAAAGTCGGTCGTCAGGCTGGTGCCTTCTTCGACAGTGATCACGCCATCTTTACCGACTTGCTCCATGGCTTCGGCCAGGATGCGTCCGATTTCTTGGTCGCCGTTGGAAGCGATGGTCGCGACTTGCGAGATCGCCTTTTTGGTGCGGCAATCGATCGACATCGCGTGCAGCTTTTCAATGATGTCGGTCACGGCTTTGTCCATGCCGCGTTTCATACCGATAGGGCTCACGCCGGCGACAACCGCCTTGAGACCTTCGTTATAAATCGCTTCAGCCATAATCGTGGCGGTGGTTGTTCCGTCACCGGCGATGTCGGAGGTCTTGCTGGCGACTTCCCGCACCATCTTGGCGCCCATGTCTTCGAACTTGTCGGCCAGTTCGATTTCGCGAGCAACTGTCACGCCGTCTTTGGTGACGGTGGGTGAGCCAAAGCTCTTTTGCAAGATGACGTTGCGGCCTTTGGGGCCGAGCGTGACTCGCACTGCTTTGGCCAGCTTGCTCAAGCCCGCCCGAATCTTTTCCTGAGCTTCCTGATCGAAAGCAATCATCTTGGCCATCTGTCAAATTCTCCTGTTTCTTATTCGATCTGACGAACGTATGTATCGTGGGTCGTTAATTGAATGAGGGGTGAAGCTGATAATCATCGATACCGGCAATAAGCCAGCGCGAGTCAAACAGCCATACCTGAGACGATTAGTAAACCGCCAAAATGTCCGATTCACGCATCAACAGCAACTCTTCGTCACCAACGTTGATTTCGTCTCCGCCATAGGAGCTGAAGATCACCTTATCACCCGGTTTGACGGTCAGGGGAAGACGCTTGCCTTCGCCTGTCATGTGTCCATCTCCCACGGAAATGACTTCACCACGCTGCGGCTTGCTGGCCGCGGAGTCGGGCAGGACGATACCGCCGGCTGTCGTTGTCTCGGCAGCTTCGCGACGGAGCACCACGCGGTCTCCCAACGGAACAATCTTCATTCCACCCTTCGAGGCCTTCTTTGCCATCGAAACTCTCTCCTTCAATCAGTGTATTCCAGTGTTCGAAATCAGTATTTGCCGACGTGCGGAGGCAGCTCTTCGCTTCCCAATCAACCGGCGCAGACTGTTGTGACTCCCAATCGGGCAATCTCTATGTGTCAAAACACAAGATTGCACCTCGTGCGCGACGCACGCTCTCTGCGTCACACCGAAAAGCGAACGCCGTGCCAAATCAACTTAAAACGCAAACCGCTATTCTGAAAAGACTTGCGGAGTCTCTGCCCGCCAGCATCCCTGCCATCCCGGCGGCAATGGCTCGATGGCCTCACAGTTACCTGCCAATCTGGCAGTGCAGGACTGGGCTGCCATTGCAAAGCTAATCGTTACGACCGGAACCCGTTTATTCCACGTTTGCGGATTTTGTTGAATTAGTGGTTTTTCCGGGGGACAAGTCTCCCGAACCATTGATACAATCAAACCAACCCTACAAATGCCAAAAAACGGCCCAACGTCTCATTCCCTTTAGTTCGCTACATCCCGTCCAGCAATTATGCCCGCAACGAGCCATCCGTATATCGCCGCTCAGTCAACGGAACGTTGGCTCACGTCAGGACGTGGAGTGCACGAAGTGCGTGCCGAATTCGAGGCCCAATTGGCCCATGCGGATCAAATCTGCGTTCGCTTAGAGTATGCGGAATTTCTAGCGCACGCCGGTGAGATTCAATCGGCGATTCAGCAGTACCAGCAGGTATTGCAATCAGCAGAGTCGGCTGACATGCCGCAACTGCGGGCGATGGCCGTCAATCAATTGGCCTGCCTGCATCGCCAGCGGGGCGAGTATGATACGGCGGTCGTGCTGCAACGCCGCTCGTTGGCCATGGGAATCAATAACGCACTCGAAGGCGAACTCGCGGCGGATTTGGGAAACTTGGCTGTCGACGCAATTGCCGCTGGTGATTTATCGCTCGCCGAAAACCTGTTGCTGCGTTCTTTGGCGCTAGAAACAGCCGCCAATTCGCAGGCGGGGCAGGCAGCGGATTACGGAAATTTGGCAATCGTATACGGCTTGCAGCGGAACTACCGTTCGGCCGTTCAATGTTTGCGACGCGCTCTGAAATTGCATCGGCAATTGAACGACATTCGCGCAATCGGTTGTGATCTGATGAATCTGGCCGCCATGTACGAAGTCCAACAACGATGGGACCGTTCTGAATTCCTGTTGCAGTTGGCCGTCCGGGTGTTGCAGGTCGACGACGCAGTGGATCTGATCACACGTGCCAAGTCAGCGCTCGCGGAGACGCGACGAATCAGTCAGTTGCGTGCGTTCGATGCACGGCGAAACTAACGGTGCCGGCCGGAAGTCTCTATGTGACATTCGGAAGAAACGGGAAAATCCCCCCAGGTTTGCCAAACCGACCTATTTTATGGTAGTCTGAGTTCCGACGCGTTATGGAGGACGCTTGATTGCGCATCCAGAACGTTTTCGGGAGTTCTTAGACAATGAAATCGGCAGCACTTCGAGTCGCAGCAACGGCATTTGTGGTCATGACCGTTAGCCTTTTCACTAGCACGTCCCAAGCTCAAGATATGTATTGGCGTGTGGGGCCTTCGTTTATCGCCCCGGCACCGTATACCTATCAATACGGCATGGTCGGCTCGCCGCCTCCCTATTACATCTACGACCCCGCTCCGGTCGTTTACGCCGTGCCGACGGCTCCGGTCTACGTCCAGCCGGCTCCGGTTTATGTCGAGACAGCACCAGTCTATACCGAGACGATTCCGGTCGGTGTCTACGATTACGGGTACAGGTTCGATTACAGCCTGAAACCGAGTTATCGGTACAGCACTCGCCATTATCGTATGAATTATAAGATCAAAGGACGGACAGCTTACGGTGCTCGCGTGCGATACCGATACAGCTACAATCGCGGTCGCATGAAAGCCAAACTACGAATCCGCCGCTAGTGGTCTGGCAACCCCAAGCAACGGGATGCCACTGACGGCTTGTCCGCCAGTGCAAAACGTGTGACCGGCAACACGACTGCTGGCCAACCTTGGGTGGCGCGTTGCTAGTTATATCTTGAAGTTCGGCAAGGAGGACCGATGCGGATAGTCAGTGGCGGCATACAGCACGAGACGAATACGTTTTCGCATCAACCCACTACGCTGGCGGACTTTGAACGTGACAGCGGGTGCGGGCCGGATTTCTCCGGAGGGCAAGCAGTCTTTGACCGGTACCGCAATACCGGGACGATTCACGGCGGCTACATCGATGCTGCGGATGTGCTTGAGTTCGAGTTGATTCCGCTGATATGCGCCAAAGCACAGCCCTCGGGTGTGGTGGAATCAGCGGCATTCGATACGATATTGAACCTGTTTCTTGATCGCTTACAAGAGACACCGGCGGTTGATGGTGTATTGCTCGACCTGCACGGCGCGATGGTGACCGCCGCCTGCGACGATGGCGAAGCACCCTTTATGGAAGCGGTCCGTGAACGGGTCGGGCCGGACGTCCCGATCATCGCGACGCTCGATTTGCACGCGAATATCACGCAACGGATGGCGGACGCGTGCGACGTGATTATTGGTTTTGATACCTATCCTCACGTCGATATGCGCGCACGGGGACGGGAGGCGGGCGAATTATTGGTCCGCATGATTCGCGGCGAAGTTCAGCCCGTACAAGCGTATCGGCAATTGCCGCTACTGACGATGCCCCCGATGCAATGCACGCTGCGCGAGCCGATGCAAAGCCTGATGCAAAACGTATTCCGCATGGAAGACGAACCGGGAGTCTTAACAGCAACCGTTGCGATGGGATTCCCATTTGCCGACATCTTGGCTGCAGGCGTCTCCTGTTTGGTCACGACCGACAACGACGCTGATTTGGCAGAAAAAAAGGCGGATGAACTGGCCGGATGGCTGTGGGCTTTGCGCGATGAGTTACAGCCGCAACTCACGCCAATTGACGAAATGATCGAATTTGCCGCGACACATGAAGGCCCAATCGTTTATGCCGATGGCTCAGACAATCCCGGAGGTGGTGCGCCGTGCGATGGCACGGTCGTGTTGCGAGCGCTGATCGAAGTAAATTTCCAGAACGCCGTCGTCGGAATATTGCACGACCCTGAGACCGCCGCTCAAGCGCATCAAGCAGGGGTCGGGGCTAAGATTGAGGCCCGTGTTGGCGGCAAGACGGATGACCGTCACGGAACACCGATTGAGTTACCCGCCTATGTGCGTGCCTTGTGCGACGGACATTTCGTGCATCACGGCCCCATGAATCAGGGAGTTGTGGGTGAGTTCGGCCCCATGGCGTTGTTGTTGGTTGGCGGGGTCGAAGTGGTCGTCAGCTCGAATCGCAAACAACTTCTGGACCGCGAGATGCTCCGCGTGATCGGCGTGACCCCCGAGCATCGGCGGTTGATCGTCGTCAAAAGCGCCGTTCACTTCCGGGCAGACTTCGGAGAATGCGCAACGCACATCCTGGACGCCGACACCCCCGGCATCCACCGTCCCGACTATGCGAACTACGACTATCAAAATCTGCGACGTCCGATTTATCCATTGGATGACGTCACGGTTGATTTCTGCGGATAGAGCGTTATTTTTCGGAGTTTCACTGCCACACAGTAAAATCCGTTAAACGTACAGTCAATTTTACGGTTAGATTCCTCCCACAGAAGCCTGAGTGTGGCTGACGCCACGCAAAAATGTAGACCGTTGGAGATTTCTTGGGGATTATACGAACAATCAGAGTCAATTCATGAGTCAGGACGAATCAAGCAAAGCGGTATGGATTGTTTTTTCAAGTGCCATCTTCGGACTTTGTCTGGCTTTTCCTTTTGCGGTTATTGAAACGATGTGGTTAGTTCGCAGTCTGGGGACTTACTCGAATGCTTTCTCGAATGCGTTTTGGATAATTGTACTAATAATCGGATTTGTGATGGGTTTGGGATACCACGCAATCGTCTGGTTCAATGAATCATGTGACAAGTAGAAATTAAACCAACGATTGAATATAAACCACGCAAGAACAGTTAGTGTGTGATCCCCTCCAGGAGCATTGATGTCACAGGATTCGATTTGGTTTGCGACGCTCAATGACACAGAGCGAGCGGAATTGCAGGCGTTCGCGGGGCGCGAGGTGCTGACCACTCCCGACGTGTTGATCGTTGGCGGTGGGATTGTGGGAGCGGCGACAGCTTATTCGCTCTCGCAACAAGGTGTGCAGGTCCAGGTCGTTGAAGCGGGAACGGTGGGCGGTTTGGCGAGCGGTGCGAATGCCGGAGGGATTTGGCCTGATCAACAGGGAATCGAGTACCCGGAGGCATTCCGAAACCTCGCGCGCCGCAGTCGCGACCTCTGGGGCAAGCTTCCCGCCCGTGATGGCTTCGACTTCGATTGGCGAGTCAATGGATTCGTGACGGTCGATCCGATGCATTGGGAGACCTCGCCCGAAGATTTGGCGATGCACCTGTTGAGCGAGGGGCTTTCGGCGCATGCCATTGATGGCGAACAGGTCAAACTGCTAGAGCCGCATCTGCGGTCTGATATTACTGGGGGCGTGCATTACCCTTCAGAAGCCCACGTCCATCCGGTCAAAGCGGTGTTGTCGTTCGCGCGGTCCTCGACAGCGCAATTCTCGACCGAGACGCGGGCGATTTCGATGGACGTGAACAACGGCCGCGTACAATCGGTGCAAACCACCGCAGGCACGATTCAACCCGGCCACGTGATCGCCGCCACCGGATGGATGGCCGATTGGTTTGCCGCAAAGGCGCCAACGCCCCCGCCGTTGATACCGATCAGCGGACAAATGATCGCAACCGCGCCCCAATCCCCGCTATTAAAAAACACGGTGCTAGGTAAAGCGATTGTGTTTCAATTGCTGACCGGCGAAGTCGTCACGGGGGGCAGCATGGTCGAAGGCGATGTGACGACGCCCGATGCACAAGTCACAGCGGATTTTGCCAAAATGGCGGGTGAGTTGCTGCCGGCCTTGAAGGACGTTCCCTTCCCGCATGCTTGGACCGGTGCGCGACCCACAACACCCGACCGGTTACCGATTCTCGACCGGCTTCCCGGCGTCGACAATTTCTTGGTCGCCGCGGGACATTTCAAAAACGGACTACTGCTGGCGCCAATCACCGGCGAATTGATGACCGAATGGGTCGTTGCTGGAAAACCGTCGCTCGATCTCACGTCGTTTCGTTGGGATCGATTTTAGTGGGAGCGGTTTTATAAAGGTCTTCGGCAGTGCGGCTTACCGACCGGAAGAAAACCCAGCCTCAAAATCCGCCGTAAAAATAGCCACCATACGGACCATAAAAACCAGAGCCGTACAGACCGTAGTACGGCCAAAAGGGGCCGGGGAAAAAGCCCGGGGGTTGGTAGATAGGGGGCGGTTCATAGATATTTTTACCCGGCGGCTTAAAGTTCCGCAGCCCATACAGCCGTTGTCCCTCGGGGATGGGGGCCGTATAAACACCGTGGTAGCTTTCGTGGTAAACCTCACCGGCAGGTTCATAATACTCAATCTGCTGCTGGTTCGGTCCATAGAGAATCGGCTCATCAGCACTAGCTGTTGCCTGTGCGCCGGCCAAAATCGCAGCGACTGCGAGCAGCGCTGCGGCAAGCCGTTTTGATCCAAATTGTTTAATGCAACGTAACATGGGAAAGCCTGACGCCGGTCCGATTCCTGCGAGTATCCATTAAAAATCACTAATATCCATCCTACGGTCTCCTCAGGGGCAGGGTCAAGAACGACTTTCACTTTGAGTAAATTGGCAAGAAATTGCTGGACCGTGTATAACGCATTCTCGAAGTGATTAGGCGGCCGATCGTGTCTGTTGGGATGAGAACTTCATACACTTCCCAACGGGAGTGCGGTGGTATCCAAATCGCCGTTCGTTTTTGCTCACTGAACGTAGTGATGAGTTTTTGAGGAAAATCAAAACATGACAGAGCAGCCACGGGGACCATTTTTTAAGCTCGATGGCAAAGTCGCATTTGTCACCGGGGCAGGGCAGGGTTTGGGCGAGGCGATTGCGTATCGTTTAGCAGCCTGCGGCGCGAAGGTCGGCGTGTTTGACCTCGATGGCGAAAAAGCGGCCCATGTCGCTCTGGAATGTTCCGGTGTGGGTCTGCAAGGCAGCGTCACCAGCGAAGAGGACGTCGAACGAGGGCTGCGCTATTTGGAAGAACAATTCGGCCCGCCGCAAATCGTGGTGAACAACGCCGGTATTCTGGGCCATGTCGGTCCCTGTTGGGATTTGGACGCCGAAAAGATGCGCCAGGTGATGGAAGTCAACCTGATCGGCACCTTTCTCGTCTGTCACGCTGTACTGCCGGGAATGTTGGAGCGAAAATACGGGCGCATCATCAACATCGCCTCGATCGCCGGAAGAGAAGGCAACGCCGATTTGATCCCCTATAGCACGTC from the Symmachiella macrocystis genome contains:
- a CDS encoding co-chaperone GroES → MAKKASKGGMKIVPLGDRVVLRREAAETTTAGGIVLPDSAASKPQRGEVISVGDGHMTGEGKRLPLTVKPGDKVIFSSYGGDEINVGDEELLLMRESDILAVY
- a CDS encoding tetratricopeptide repeat protein, which codes for MRAEFEAQLAHADQICVRLEYAEFLAHAGEIQSAIQQYQQVLQSAESADMPQLRAMAVNQLACLHRQRGEYDTAVVLQRRSLAMGINNALEGELAADLGNLAVDAIAAGDLSLAENLLLRSLALETAANSQAGQAADYGNLAIVYGLQRNYRSAVQCLRRALKLHRQLNDIRAIGCDLMNLAAMYEVQQRWDRSEFLLQLAVRVLQVDDAVDLITRAKSALAETRRISQLRAFDARRN
- a CDS encoding M81 family metallopeptidase, giving the protein MRIVSGGIQHETNTFSHQPTTLADFERDSGCGPDFSGGQAVFDRYRNTGTIHGGYIDAADVLEFELIPLICAKAQPSGVVESAAFDTILNLFLDRLQETPAVDGVLLDLHGAMVTAACDDGEAPFMEAVRERVGPDVPIIATLDLHANITQRMADACDVIIGFDTYPHVDMRARGREAGELLVRMIRGEVQPVQAYRQLPLLTMPPMQCTLREPMQSLMQNVFRMEDEPGVLTATVAMGFPFADILAAGVSCLVTTDNDADLAEKKADELAGWLWALRDELQPQLTPIDEMIEFAATHEGPIVYADGSDNPGGGAPCDGTVVLRALIEVNFQNAVVGILHDPETAAQAHQAGVGAKIEARVGGKTDDRHGTPIELPAYVRALCDGHFVHHGPMNQGVVGEFGPMALLLVGGVEVVVSSNRKQLLDREMLRVIGVTPEHRRLIVVKSAVHFRADFGECATHILDADTPGIHRPDYANYDYQNLRRPIYPLDDVTVDFCG
- a CDS encoding NAD(P)/FAD-dependent oxidoreductase, translated to MSQDSIWFATLNDTERAELQAFAGREVLTTPDVLIVGGGIVGAATAYSLSQQGVQVQVVEAGTVGGLASGANAGGIWPDQQGIEYPEAFRNLARRSRDLWGKLPARDGFDFDWRVNGFVTVDPMHWETSPEDLAMHLLSEGLSAHAIDGEQVKLLEPHLRSDITGGVHYPSEAHVHPVKAVLSFARSSTAQFSTETRAISMDVNNGRVQSVQTTAGTIQPGHVIAATGWMADWFAAKAPTPPPLIPISGQMIATAPQSPLLKNTVLGKAIVFQLLTGEVVTGGSMVEGDVTTPDAQVTADFAKMAGELLPALKDVPFPHAWTGARPTTPDRLPILDRLPGVDNFLVAAGHFKNGLLLAPITGELMTEWVVAGKPSLDLTSFRWDRF
- a CDS encoding SDR family NAD(P)-dependent oxidoreductase is translated as MTEQPRGPFFKLDGKVAFVTGAGQGLGEAIAYRLAACGAKVGVFDLDGEKAAHVALECSGVGLQGSVTSEEDVERGLRYLEEQFGPPQIVVNNAGILGHVGPCWDLDAEKMRQVMEVNLIGTFLVCHAVLPGMLERKYGRIINIASIAGREGNADLIPYSTSKAAVIALTKSIAKSVGGKGDIAVNCISPALLDTPMWESLPKTVADSLVATVPVGRVGTTEEVAGLVHYLSSSESSLTTGQCYNVNGGPAGD